From the genome of Oncorhynchus masou masou isolate Uvic2021 unplaced genomic scaffold, UVic_Omas_1.1 unplaced_scaffold_1406, whole genome shotgun sequence, one region includes:
- the LOC135530724 gene encoding trophoblast glycoprotein-like, with protein sequence MYYFGDVLRCVLSFLKGRCFCLLAEAVFVCLLFSSVKAEEECPLSCICVRDSGTVTCRDTEHTELPGDIPAWATTLILRGNNISTLPGGAFSTNNGTELELTTLSLSHNGIMVIEADAFTGLPRLNLLDLSHNPLVYISDRAFYGLRELRSLYLNDSLLAPAVAQLSNALQGTGTLRNLHRLELSGNRLKTIPISRLDAFNLHTLVLTNNSIENIGKENISSLYRHKRVRIYLSLNPFRCNCELESFYLWLKNSSQCVDAARLLCAEPDVKKGIPLERLRAEDVDCLNENLEAVSYVFLGIVMALIGIVFLMVLYLNRRGIKRWLNNIRDACRDQMEVYHYRYEQDSDPRLANVAV encoded by the coding sequence atgtattattttggtGACGTTTTACGATGTGTTCTTTCTTTTCTGAAAGGCCGGTGTTTTTGTTTATTAGCCGAGGCCGTGTTCgtgtgtttgttgttttcttcTGTCAAAGCAGAGGAAGAGTGTCCGTTATCCTGTATCTGTGTCAGAGACTCCGGGACGGTGACCTGCCGGGATACCGAACACACTGAGTTACCGGGTGACATACCTGCGTGGGCGACCACGTTAATACTCAGGGGGAACAACATCTCAACGTTACCGGGAGGAGCGTTCTCCACGAATAACGGGACGGAACTCGAACTAACGACCCTCTCACTGTCACATAATGGGATCATGGTTATCGAGGCTGACGCTTTCACGGGACTCCCCAGGTTGAATTTACTGGATTTGAGCCACAACCCGTTGGTGTATATTTCGGACCGGGCGTTTTACGGTCTGCGGGAGCTCCGTTCTCTTTACCTGAACGACTCGCTCCTTGCTCCAGCCGTGGCGCAGCTCTCCAACGCGCTGCAGGGCACCGGAACGTTACGCAACCTCCACCGGCTGGAGCTGTCAGGAAACCGATTGAAAACCATACCCATCTCACGGTTGGACGCGTTCAACCTCCACACTTTAGTTCTCACCAACAATTCAATCGAGAACATTGGTAAAGAGAACATATCTAGTTTGTACCGTCACAAGAGAGTGCGCATTTATTTGTCACTAAATCCTTTCAGGTGTAACTGTGAACTCGAGTCCTTCTACCTCTGGTTAAAGAACTCTTCCCAATGTGTGGACGCTGCGCGCCTCCTGTGCGCCGAGCCTGATGTCAAAAAGGGGATTCCACTGGAGCGGTTACGCGCTGAGGACGTGGATTGTCTCAATGAGAACTTGGAGGCGGTGTCCTACGTGTTCCTAGGGATAGTCATGGCGCTGATCGGTATTGTATTCCTCATGGTGCTCTATCTGAACCGGAGAGGCATCAAACGGTGGCTCAACAACATCCGTGATGCGTGCCGCGACCAGATGGAAGTGTACCATTACCGGTACGAGCAGGACTCCGATCCCCGGTTGGCTAACGTCGCCGTGTAA